A genomic segment from Luteolibacter ambystomatis encodes:
- a CDS encoding adenylate/guanylate cyclase domain-containing protein, whose translation MSDRKSPAPKPFSAIDWKGACWLWGATVLLILFLWNSRGNPMVVNGWLLANAVLAATMLVWAVGFLRTVFTARGTIVRWAFWPTLLMAFSEAIPGAELFGGNNANWLPAGPSYLITLLGIFPILLSAGILLGVIGAGGGVMSTGVEMDRVGAVRSGVRWIWLLLIGVYLIDLIPGMEGRRLIYGGIPWWLLCLRPLIGRGTRVALIGRFDLWLAKRLRWQIAGRTLDLRAEVFATAGFLLAWALVSLKVFQPLQGSALLSGIQVVNATGLREMPKPGQIVLLEWDSSQLRAATTRESESSIQAAMILRLAELRARRVVLPVPAERVSQEINQENELFLPGPQESELSRSERDLTTLETAMRAAGNVVLLEPPPSAGRQPAFRRLAGAARDVASSRLKPFKTVALPAIQFRWPQDELPPAPLLLHAAQAGHDRPMPPVVRPDGHAEFDGKVFPLMNREGDLLVDLTGSHEGRDFAHVSYSEVLRGEWQFSPGNAMTSGKWVPPEEYFKDKIVFLPPLRSSVVPGPLGSLESTELLAQATRTLSGSHFLHPPAGHAEDFFAFACALAIGRLAMRREPLKAGWRLLVVIGLILGLGLVMFAVADVWLDPVFPAISALASFLLVTQLSFSLERAAKERNRMLLHRFVDPSIARELLDSQQSRLGLGGDRENVVILFADVRGFSRFAENHPPEEVMRVVNAYLGVMTDALHARGGLLDKYTGDGLMAMFRLERQGSVAGAVDAALAMRDAALELSRELKAEGEKSLRVGISVHAGEAVVGLVGNAERQINFTALGHVVVVAARLQTLTGGGEVIVSKEVHDAVDGEFQMEPRPEVHVKGVSQPVKPYVVLGK comes from the coding sequence ATGTCCGATCGCAAATCACCCGCTCCCAAGCCCTTTTCCGCGATCGATTGGAAAGGGGCCTGCTGGTTGTGGGGGGCGACGGTGCTGCTGATCCTTTTCCTCTGGAACAGCAGGGGAAATCCCATGGTGGTCAATGGCTGGCTGCTCGCGAATGCCGTGCTCGCGGCGACCATGCTGGTGTGGGCCGTGGGCTTCCTGCGGACGGTCTTCACCGCACGTGGCACCATCGTGCGATGGGCGTTCTGGCCCACCTTGCTGATGGCGTTTTCCGAAGCCATCCCGGGTGCGGAATTGTTCGGTGGGAACAATGCCAACTGGCTGCCAGCCGGCCCGTCGTATTTGATCACCCTGCTGGGAATTTTCCCGATCCTGTTGAGTGCCGGCATCCTGTTGGGAGTGATCGGGGCCGGAGGAGGGGTGATGAGCACGGGGGTGGAGATGGACCGTGTGGGCGCGGTCCGCTCCGGTGTACGCTGGATCTGGCTCCTGCTCATCGGCGTGTATCTCATCGATTTGATTCCCGGGATGGAAGGCCGGCGCCTGATCTATGGTGGGATTCCGTGGTGGCTCCTGTGCCTGCGGCCCCTGATCGGACGGGGAACCCGGGTGGCTTTGATCGGACGCTTCGATCTCTGGCTGGCGAAACGACTGCGCTGGCAGATCGCGGGGCGGACGCTGGACCTCCGGGCGGAAGTGTTCGCTACCGCCGGATTCCTGCTGGCGTGGGCCTTGGTGTCATTGAAGGTATTCCAACCGCTCCAAGGTTCCGCGCTGCTTTCCGGCATCCAGGTGGTCAATGCCACGGGCCTGCGCGAGATGCCGAAACCCGGCCAGATTGTCTTGTTGGAATGGGATTCCTCCCAGCTCCGGGCGGCGACCACGCGGGAATCGGAGTCATCGATCCAAGCGGCGATGATCCTGCGCCTCGCCGAGCTGCGGGCTCGTCGTGTGGTGCTTCCGGTTCCCGCTGAGCGGGTATCGCAGGAGATCAATCAGGAGAACGAACTCTTTCTCCCCGGCCCGCAGGAATCGGAATTGAGCCGCTCCGAACGCGATCTGACCACGTTGGAAACCGCCATGCGTGCGGCAGGCAACGTAGTGCTGCTGGAGCCACCTCCTTCCGCCGGACGCCAACCCGCATTCAGGCGGCTGGCGGGTGCGGCCCGCGATGTCGCGAGTTCGCGACTCAAGCCGTTCAAGACCGTCGCGCTGCCCGCCATCCAGTTCCGATGGCCGCAGGATGAACTGCCGCCCGCTCCTCTGCTGCTTCACGCGGCGCAAGCGGGACATGACCGGCCCATGCCCCCGGTGGTAAGACCGGATGGGCATGCCGAGTTTGACGGGAAGGTTTTCCCATTGATGAACCGTGAGGGTGATTTGTTGGTTGATCTCACAGGCAGTCATGAGGGACGGGATTTCGCCCACGTGAGCTACAGTGAAGTGCTGCGGGGCGAATGGCAGTTTTCCCCAGGCAATGCCATGACCAGTGGCAAATGGGTGCCGCCGGAGGAGTACTTCAAGGACAAGATCGTCTTCCTGCCTCCCTTGCGGAGCAGCGTGGTGCCGGGGCCATTGGGTTCCTTGGAATCCACCGAGCTTCTCGCCCAGGCCACCCGGACCTTGTCTGGCAGCCATTTCCTCCACCCGCCTGCGGGGCATGCGGAGGATTTCTTCGCGTTTGCGTGTGCATTGGCGATCGGTCGTCTGGCGATGCGGCGCGAACCGCTCAAGGCGGGCTGGCGTCTGCTGGTGGTGATCGGGTTGATCCTGGGATTGGGACTGGTGATGTTCGCGGTGGCGGATGTGTGGTTGGACCCGGTGTTTCCCGCGATCTCCGCGCTGGCATCGTTCTTGTTGGTGACGCAGCTCAGTTTCAGTTTGGAGCGGGCCGCGAAGGAGCGGAACCGCATGCTGTTGCACCGCTTTGTCGATCCCTCGATCGCCCGCGAGCTTCTCGATTCGCAGCAGTCGCGCCTTGGCCTCGGCGGTGACCGCGAGAACGTGGTCATCCTCTTCGCCGATGTTCGTGGTTTCTCACGCTTCGCCGAGAATCATCCGCCGGAGGAGGTGATGCGGGTGGTGAATGCCTATCTCGGCGTCATGACGGACGCGCTGCATGCCCGCGGTGGCCTGCTCGACAAGTACACCGGTGATGGATTGATGGCGATGTTCCGCCTCGAACGCCAGGGCTCGGTGGCCGGAGCGGTGGACGCGGCACTCGCCATGCGCGATGCCGCGCTGGAACTCTCACGTGAGCTGAAGGCGGAAGGGGAGAAGTCCCTGCGTGTGGGGATCTCGGTTCACGCCGGGGAGGCTGTTGTCGGATTGGTGGGCAATGCCGAGCGACAGATCAATTTCACGGCGCTGGGACATGTGGTCGTGGTGGCTGCGCGTTTGCAAACGTTGACCGGCGGTGGCGAGGTAATCGTCAGCAAGGAAGTGCACGATGCGGTCGATGGAGAGTTCCAGATGGAGCCGCGTCCGGAAGTGCATGTGAAAGGCGTTTCACAACCGGTGAAGCCGTACGTGGTGCTGGGGAAGTGA
- a CDS encoding peroxiredoxin, with protein MKPQVGETAPDFTAPVVGEGIGEGETITLSALRGRSVVLVFYPKDDTPGCTTQACELRDGWADLKDRARIYGVSIDDVKSHGKFIRKHSLPYPLISDPDKAIVEAYGVWVEKSMYGKTFMGTERTTFVIGTDGRIEQVLEKVSPKEHLAKLSAVLA; from the coding sequence ATGAAACCGCAGGTCGGAGAAACAGCACCGGACTTCACCGCTCCGGTCGTGGGAGAGGGGATTGGCGAAGGCGAAACCATCACGCTGTCAGCACTCCGTGGCCGGAGTGTGGTACTGGTGTTTTACCCGAAGGATGATACTCCCGGCTGCACGACCCAGGCCTGTGAACTGCGCGATGGCTGGGCGGACCTCAAGGACCGTGCCCGGATCTATGGCGTCAGCATCGATGACGTGAAGAGCCACGGCAAATTCATCCGCAAGCACTCGCTGCCGTATCCTCTGATCTCCGATCCGGACAAGGCCATCGTGGAGGCCTACGGCGTGTGGGTGGAGAAGTCGATGTATGGCAAGACCTTCATGGGCACGGAGCGGACCACGTTCGTGATCGGGACGGATGGCCGGATCGAGCAGGTGCTGGAAAAAGTCTCTCCGAAGGAGCATCTGGCGAAGCTTTCCGCGGTGCTCGCTTGA
- a CDS encoding MlaE family ABC transporter permease, producing the protein MFRGVTLFRLIGRLILDLIEYLGEIAMLVAETFVSLTRGKIRPRLVLHQIVETGYRSQPVVIVTGAFTGAVLAAQAMFQFKPLGMETGGGALVSVAMLRELGPSVTALMLAGRVGAAMAAEIGTMKVTEQVDALRSMDVHPIDYLVTPRLLAMVMAMPLLIAESAGFGIIASVIVGVGPFGVNPAYWLHQMGRYTDITDILIALTKGSVFGLLIVIISCHQGLKANQGAVGVGRGTTRAMVYSALAILIVNFFLTLFLNIIFPAGAAMK; encoded by the coding sequence ATGTTCCGCGGCGTGACCCTGTTCCGTCTCATCGGCCGCCTGATACTCGATCTGATCGAGTATCTCGGGGAGATTGCCATGCTCGTCGCCGAGACCTTTGTCTCGCTGACTCGCGGCAAAATCCGGCCGCGGCTGGTGCTGCATCAGATCGTGGAAACAGGCTACCGTTCGCAGCCGGTGGTGATCGTCACCGGAGCCTTCACCGGTGCGGTACTGGCGGCGCAAGCGATGTTCCAGTTCAAGCCCTTGGGCATGGAAACCGGTGGTGGCGCGCTGGTGAGCGTGGCCATGCTCCGCGAACTCGGGCCGTCCGTGACGGCGCTCATGCTGGCGGGCCGTGTCGGCGCGGCGATGGCCGCGGAAATCGGCACGATGAAGGTGACGGAACAGGTGGATGCCTTGCGCTCCATGGACGTGCATCCGATCGACTATCTGGTGACGCCGCGCCTGCTGGCGATGGTGATGGCCATGCCGCTGCTGATCGCAGAGTCGGCTGGCTTCGGCATCATCGCTTCGGTGATCGTGGGTGTGGGTCCGTTCGGCGTGAATCCCGCTTACTGGCTGCATCAGATGGGCCGCTACACGGACATCACGGACATCCTGATCGCCCTGACCAAGGGCTCGGTCTTCGGCCTGCTGATCGTCATCATCTCCTGCCATCAAGGCCTGAAGGCCAACCAAGGTGCCGTGGGTGTCGGCCGCGGCACCACACGGGCGATGGTGTATTCCGCGCTGGCGATCCTCATCGTGAACTTCTTCCTGACGCTGTTCCTGAACATCATCTTCCCGGCCGGTGCGGCGATGAAGTGA
- the pyk gene encoding pyruvate kinase translates to MPRKTKLICTLGPATEAEEIIGQLIDLGTNVFRLNMSHAKHEWAREMAARVRRQSDKRGIHVPVLFDLTGPSIRTGDLPEPLELKEGDLVEFRVEGTEPSIPYSTTVNYGGLMADVSEGKTLVVDNGTMLMLIRSKQDDRIVCEVKTPGKLGSRRHINLPGTRLNLPALTDKDRVDLALAVECDADYIAGSFVRDAAHVRELREAMEALEGNAQIVAKVEDQEAVRNIDAIIHAADVIMVARGDLGIEVEFEELPILQRRIVRRCHELGTRVIVATQLLESMIVNPTPTRAEVTDVMNAAYEEADSLMLSGETSVGRYPDRCVEAIVRIANRIERSGGLGFGAQVLLRDERQKSARAAVTLADSLPDALLVVLTRRGVLANQTAMLRPRTSGFFAFTPKEKVCRQLGLTRGVQAFKLAFAATIEETIQRATEHLRSLDLVRPGTPLVIVSDILSDHFAANSILLHHA, encoded by the coding sequence ATGCCCCGCAAAACGAAGCTTATCTGCACCCTCGGCCCCGCCACGGAGGCGGAGGAAATCATCGGCCAGCTCATCGACCTCGGCACCAACGTCTTCCGGCTCAACATGAGCCACGCGAAACACGAGTGGGCCCGCGAGATGGCCGCCCGGGTCCGCCGCCAGTCCGACAAGCGGGGCATCCACGTGCCGGTCCTCTTCGACCTCACCGGCCCCTCGATCCGCACCGGCGATCTGCCGGAGCCACTTGAGCTCAAGGAGGGTGACCTGGTCGAATTCCGTGTCGAAGGCACCGAGCCGAGCATTCCCTACAGCACCACCGTCAACTACGGCGGCCTGATGGCCGATGTCAGCGAGGGCAAGACGCTGGTAGTGGACAATGGAACGATGCTAATGCTGATCCGCTCGAAGCAGGACGACCGCATCGTCTGCGAGGTGAAGACTCCCGGCAAACTCGGTTCCCGCCGCCACATCAATCTCCCCGGCACCCGCCTCAATCTCCCTGCCCTCACCGACAAGGACCGCGTCGATCTCGCGCTGGCTGTCGAGTGCGATGCCGACTACATCGCAGGCTCCTTCGTCCGCGATGCCGCGCACGTCCGCGAGCTTCGCGAAGCGATGGAGGCCCTGGAAGGCAACGCTCAGATCGTTGCCAAAGTCGAGGACCAGGAAGCCGTCCGCAACATCGATGCCATCATCCACGCCGCGGACGTCATCATGGTCGCGCGCGGCGACCTCGGCATCGAGGTCGAGTTTGAAGAACTGCCGATCCTCCAACGCCGCATCGTTCGCCGCTGCCACGAACTGGGCACCCGTGTAATCGTGGCCACCCAGTTGCTGGAGTCGATGATCGTCAATCCGACCCCGACCCGCGCGGAGGTGACGGATGTGATGAACGCTGCTTACGAAGAAGCGGACTCGCTGATGCTTTCCGGTGAAACCTCCGTGGGCCGTTACCCGGACCGCTGCGTGGAAGCCATCGTCCGCATCGCCAACCGCATCGAGCGCTCCGGCGGCCTGGGTTTCGGTGCCCAGGTGCTGCTGCGCGACGAGCGCCAGAAGAGCGCCCGCGCCGCGGTGACGCTGGCCGATTCGCTGCCGGATGCCCTGCTGGTGGTGCTCACCCGCCGCGGTGTGCTGGCGAACCAGACGGCGATGCTGCGTCCGCGCACCTCCGGTTTCTTCGCCTTCACGCCGAAGGAGAAAGTCTGCCGCCAGCTCGGCCTCACCCGTGGTGTGCAGGCCTTCAAGCTGGCCTTCGCCGCCACCATCGAGGAAACCATCCAGCGGGCCACGGAGCATCTCCGCTCACTGGATCTCGTCCGTCCCGGCACTCCCTTGGTGATTGTGTCGGACATTCTTTCCGATCATTTTGCGGCGAACTCCATTCTGCTGCACCACGCTTGA
- the recR gene encoding recombination mediator RecR gives MARAEYPEAVGALVGELKRLPGVGPRSAERIAIWLLQHPRAEPLALAEALHAAKETVISCEVCGFFATRESCGICDDPKRDAAVLCVVEQATDVLPLERSGAFKGRYHCLGGKLSPLDRVSPEDLRIPALISRIDAARDIEVILALGADVEGEATSNYLADLLRGKDCRITRIAQGLPAGGGLDHADELTLMRALEGRRAF, from the coding sequence ATGGCCCGCGCGGAATATCCAGAAGCGGTGGGAGCCTTGGTCGGCGAGCTGAAGCGCCTGCCGGGTGTGGGGCCGCGTAGCGCCGAGCGCATCGCGATCTGGCTGCTTCAGCATCCCCGGGCCGAGCCGCTGGCCCTTGCGGAGGCCCTCCACGCTGCCAAGGAAACCGTGATCTCCTGCGAGGTCTGCGGCTTCTTCGCCACCCGTGAATCCTGCGGCATCTGCGATGATCCGAAACGCGATGCTGCGGTGCTCTGTGTGGTCGAGCAGGCCACCGATGTGCTGCCGCTGGAGCGTTCCGGGGCCTTCAAGGGCCGCTACCACTGTCTCGGGGGGAAGCTTTCGCCGCTCGACCGCGTTTCTCCGGAGGACTTGCGAATTCCCGCGCTCATCAGCCGCATTGATGCCGCGCGGGACATTGAGGTGATCCTCGCACTCGGGGCGGATGTCGAGGGTGAGGCGACTTCGAACTACCTCGCCGATTTGCTTCGCGGGAAAGACTGCCGCATCACCCGCATCGCCCAAGGCCTGCCTGCGGGTGGCGGTCTGGATCATGCCGACGAGCTTACCCTGATGCGCGCCTTGGAAGGCCGCCGCGCGTTCTGA
- a CDS encoding class I SAM-dependent methyltransferase — translation MPGPPRRPFRRQGPPPPPKDKGWDPVAAWYDKLVGEDGSDYHKHVILPATLKLLDPKEGESVIDVCCGQGVLVRPLLETGIARFTGVDASPKLIEAAKSRHGNNPRVKLLTADACKPGAWADGSHDAATCLMAVHDVPDPVAMFRNVAQSLKPGGRAVMVFMHPCFRIPRQSHWGWDAEHKIQYRRLDRYGSQLDIPITTHPGRKSGELTMFHHRPLSDLLSALGQGGLGVVACEELYSHRRSQPGPRSRGEHRAAKEFPMFIALKALRLG, via the coding sequence ATGCCCGGACCGCCCCGCCGCCCCTTTCGCCGTCAAGGCCCGCCCCCACCTCCAAAGGACAAGGGCTGGGATCCTGTGGCCGCGTGGTATGACAAGCTCGTCGGCGAGGATGGCTCGGACTATCACAAGCACGTCATCCTGCCCGCGACCTTGAAGCTGCTCGATCCCAAGGAAGGCGAGTCGGTGATCGACGTCTGCTGCGGCCAGGGTGTCCTCGTCCGGCCTTTGCTGGAAACCGGCATCGCCCGTTTCACCGGAGTCGATGCCAGCCCGAAGCTCATCGAGGCTGCCAAGAGCCGCCATGGCAACAATCCTCGGGTGAAACTCCTCACCGCGGACGCCTGCAAGCCCGGAGCCTGGGCCGATGGTTCGCACGATGCCGCGACCTGCCTGATGGCCGTCCATGACGTGCCCGATCCGGTGGCGATGTTCCGGAATGTCGCCCAGTCCCTCAAACCCGGCGGCCGGGCGGTGATGGTGTTCATGCACCCGTGTTTCCGCATCCCGCGCCAGTCCCACTGGGGCTGGGACGCCGAGCACAAGATCCAGTACCGCCGTCTCGACCGCTACGGCTCCCAGCTCGATATCCCGATCACCACCCATCCGGGCCGGAAATCCGGGGAGCTGACGATGTTTCATCACCGTCCGTTGTCCGATCTCCTGAGCGCGCTGGGGCAGGGTGGGCTGGGTGTGGTGGCATGCGAAGAGCTTTACAGCCATCGCCGCTCCCAGCCCGGACCACGCAGCCGGGGTGAGCACCGGGCGGCCAAGGAATTCCCGATGTTCATCGCGCTCAAGGCACTACGTCTGGGGTGA
- a CDS encoding DNA-methyltransferase → MIELLHGDCLDVLPTLPDGGFDAVVTSPPYNLGIGYRTFEDTAPRAEFLGWCVRWALELKRVLADDGSFFLNVGAAPKNPLMPHQLLLALTDGPEPLFTLQNTFHWVKSITVETRKGEQISAGHFKPINSKRFVNDCHEYVFHLTKRGDIPVDRRAAGVPYQDKSNIARWGHTGGQDLRCRGNTWFIPYDTIQSRDSDRPHPATFPVALVEQCVRLHGKGGETRLIDPFLGIGSSAVASIRMKLERFTGIELDDEYLAFARERCAEEEVPSA, encoded by the coding sequence TTGATCGAACTGCTCCACGGCGACTGCCTCGATGTCCTGCCCACCCTTCCGGATGGCGGCTTCGATGCAGTCGTCACCTCGCCGCCCTACAATCTGGGCATCGGCTACCGCACCTTCGAGGACACCGCCCCGCGCGCGGAGTTCCTCGGCTGGTGCGTGCGGTGGGCCTTGGAGTTGAAGCGCGTGCTCGCGGATGATGGATCGTTTTTCCTGAATGTGGGGGCCGCACCGAAAAATCCGCTGATGCCGCACCAGCTCCTGCTGGCTCTGACGGATGGCCCAGAGCCGCTGTTCACGCTCCAGAACACCTTCCACTGGGTGAAGTCGATCACGGTGGAAACCCGCAAGGGCGAGCAGATCAGCGCGGGCCATTTCAAGCCCATCAACTCGAAGCGGTTCGTGAACGACTGCCATGAGTATGTCTTCCATCTCACCAAGCGCGGTGACATTCCGGTGGACCGCCGCGCCGCGGGCGTGCCCTATCAGGACAAGTCGAACATCGCGCGCTGGGGGCATACCGGCGGGCAGGACCTGCGCTGCCGGGGGAACACCTGGTTCATTCCCTACGACACGATCCAGTCACGCGACAGCGATCGGCCCCATCCAGCGACCTTTCCGGTGGCGTTAGTGGAGCAATGCGTGAGGCTCCATGGCAAAGGCGGTGAAACGCGGTTGATCGATCCATTTCTCGGCATCGGCAGCTCGGCGGTGGCCTCCATACGCATGAAGCTGGAGCGGTTCACCGGCATCGAGTTGGATGATGAGTATCTGGCGTTCGCGAGAGAGCGATGCGCGGAAGAAGAAGTTCCCTCTGCGTAG
- a CDS encoding CDP-alcohol phosphatidyltransferase family protein translates to MTLASKITLGRLCLVPVFAVLAVRYGHTVAAGQPVESLRWWALATFIIAASSDGIDGWIARRFNQRSRFGEIIDPIADKSLLLTGIITLSVVDWGPDGWRIPWWFCALAILRDLIILGGITILFFTRKMRHIGPRWIGKVCTVSQMFVLGWIMLKWVPFSPLYPCLVAAFFTAWSGYDYLMKGIRQLRQPALDKEAFRELAAKPTHVR, encoded by the coding sequence ATGACCCTCGCCAGCAAGATCACCCTCGGGAGGCTCTGCCTCGTCCCGGTGTTCGCGGTGCTGGCAGTGCGTTACGGCCACACGGTGGCCGCCGGGCAACCGGTCGAGTCACTGCGCTGGTGGGCGTTGGCCACCTTCATTATCGCCGCATCGAGCGATGGGATCGACGGCTGGATCGCGCGACGATTCAACCAGCGCTCGCGCTTCGGAGAGATCATCGACCCCATCGCGGACAAGTCGCTGCTGCTCACCGGCATCATCACCCTGAGCGTGGTGGACTGGGGACCGGATGGCTGGCGCATCCCGTGGTGGTTCTGCGCGCTGGCGATCCTGCGGGACCTCATCATCCTCGGCGGGATCACGATCCTGTTTTTTACAAGGAAGATGCGCCACATCGGCCCGCGCTGGATCGGAAAAGTGTGCACGGTGTCACAAATGTTCGTGCTCGGCTGGATCATGCTGAAATGGGTGCCCTTCAGCCCGCTCTATCCGTGCCTGGTGGCGGCGTTTTTCACCGCATGGTCGGGCTATGACTATCTGATGAAGGGTATTCGCCAATTACGGCAACCGGCCTTGGACAAGGAGGCATTCCGGGAACTGGCGGCGAAACCGACACACGTGAGGTGA
- a CDS encoding 4-alpha-glucanotransferase encodes MTTALRRSAGILLPAFSPRRPRDLGIGDTRALREWIDWAADHGVGFLQLLPIQETGADDSPYNAISSVALEPAYLSFEPEDCPWISPQEVAAVRAEMGEAAEAPLVDYRVVRRAKRALLEKAWVRFQEQDDWEEFGDFSAVEAGWLLPYANFRWLMERNHGTETWDLWPEDCNDPKRALATLAGAFDADHDAVVERLSFFKWVQWLCFRQWRAVRAHADARGVKLMGDIPIGVSWYSADVFFGQEDFDLCWCGGAPPERVFKHDRFIRKWGQNWGIPLYHWDKMADEGFPWWRQRVAKLTSIFHIFRIDHVLGFYRIYSFPWRPQRNAEFLDLTEEEAELKTGGPLPGWAPRPDDTPENQAANRMDGDLRLRMVLEAAGAGEVVGEDLGCVPEYVRPHLASLGIAGFRIPHWDFDEDGHVVPKEKLPECSFATYATHDHDTLAGMWESLRRDVMAPGSDPDDVAAATGYLTRMSEFSGIPRIGEVWAPYSDAIQWRLIKSLFASTSRYAAIMITDLTAMTERFNRPGTVGGDNWRLRLPWAPKGDLASAELDAASVKLEQLIALTGR; translated from the coding sequence ATGACCACCGCTCTCCGGCGCTCGGCCGGCATCCTGCTGCCTGCGTTTTCCCCCCGTCGCCCGCGTGATCTCGGCATCGGCGATACCCGCGCCCTACGGGAATGGATCGACTGGGCCGCCGATCACGGCGTGGGCTTTCTCCAACTCCTGCCGATCCAGGAAACCGGGGCCGATGACAGTCCCTACAACGCCATCTCCTCCGTGGCCTTGGAACCCGCCTATCTCAGTTTCGAGCCAGAGGATTGTCCGTGGATCAGCCCGCAGGAGGTGGCCGCCGTTCGTGCGGAAATGGGAGAGGCTGCGGAGGCCCCGCTGGTCGACTATCGTGTCGTCCGCAGGGCCAAACGCGCGCTGTTGGAAAAAGCATGGGTCCGCTTCCAGGAACAGGACGACTGGGAGGAATTCGGAGACTTTTCCGCGGTTGAGGCTGGCTGGCTGCTACCATACGCGAATTTCCGCTGGCTGATGGAACGGAACCACGGCACCGAGACGTGGGACCTGTGGCCGGAAGACTGCAATGATCCAAAACGGGCGCTTGCCACCTTGGCTGGGGCTTTTGATGCGGATCACGACGCCGTGGTCGAGCGCCTCTCGTTTTTCAAGTGGGTCCAGTGGCTGTGTTTCCGCCAATGGCGGGCCGTCCGTGCTCATGCGGATGCCCGCGGGGTGAAACTGATGGGGGATATTCCCATCGGCGTGAGCTGGTATTCTGCGGACGTGTTTTTCGGCCAGGAGGACTTTGATCTCTGCTGGTGTGGTGGTGCTCCGCCGGAGAGGGTGTTCAAGCACGATCGTTTCATCCGCAAGTGGGGCCAGAACTGGGGCATCCCTCTCTATCACTGGGACAAGATGGCGGATGAGGGTTTCCCGTGGTGGCGGCAGCGGGTGGCGAAACTCACCTCCATCTTCCATATCTTCCGCATCGATCACGTCCTCGGTTTCTATCGCATCTATTCCTTCCCCTGGCGTCCGCAGCGGAATGCCGAGTTCCTAGATCTCACGGAAGAAGAGGCGGAACTGAAAACCGGCGGCCCGTTGCCCGGTTGGGCACCGCGTCCCGATGATACCCCGGAGAACCAGGCCGCCAACCGAATGGATGGGGATCTGCGCTTGCGCATGGTGCTTGAGGCCGCTGGGGCGGGGGAGGTGGTGGGAGAGGACCTCGGCTGTGTGCCGGAATACGTGCGCCCGCATCTTGCCTCGCTCGGCATCGCTGGGTTCCGGATCCCGCATTGGGACTTCGATGAAGACGGGCATGTAGTGCCGAAGGAAAAGCTGCCTGAGTGCAGTTTCGCCACCTATGCCACCCACGATCACGATACGCTGGCAGGCATGTGGGAGTCGCTCCGCCGAGATGTCATGGCGCCTGGCAGCGACCCGGATGACGTCGCCGCGGCCACGGGGTATCTCACCCGCATGTCGGAATTCTCTGGCATCCCGCGTATTGGTGAGGTGTGGGCACCGTATTCGGATGCCATCCAGTGGCGGCTCATCAAGAGCCTCTTTGCCTCCACTTCCCGCTATGCCGCGATCATGATCACGGATCTCACCGCCATGACCGAGCGCTTCAATCGTCCTGGAACGGTGGGTGGCGACAACTGGCGGCTTCGTTTGCCATGGGCGCCGAAAGGCGATCTCGCTTCAGCGGAGTTGGATGCGGCTTCCGTGAAACTGGAGCAACTTATCGCGCTGACAGGTCGTTGA
- a CDS encoding AraC family transcriptional regulator codes for MLSATFSGPGGVVPLPLERLLDDLSGLVFFIKDREGRYLWVNRTLVDRCGLFEKGPLLGKRPSDLFPETLAPFYERQDERVIRLGKPLIDQLELHFYPGRRRGWCLTSKYPVFAPGSTQATGLLGISRDVETSSRGAKNRGFPELSKALQLIQQRIAEPPSLTELADASGLSPSQFAQWTERLFHLTPKQLVMKARIDEALHLLATGDQPLSEIALATGFCDQSAFTRHFHRFTGMPPGAFRQQIRGR; via the coding sequence ATGCTGTCCGCGACCTTTTCCGGTCCGGGCGGCGTGGTGCCGCTGCCCTTGGAGCGCCTCCTTGATGACCTGTCCGGACTGGTGTTTTTCATCAAGGACCGCGAGGGCCGTTACCTTTGGGTAAACCGGACGCTGGTGGATCGGTGCGGTCTGTTTGAAAAAGGACCGCTTCTTGGCAAGCGCCCGTCGGATCTTTTCCCGGAGACGCTGGCGCCGTTCTATGAGCGCCAGGACGAGCGCGTCATCCGCCTCGGCAAGCCGCTGATCGACCAGCTTGAGCTGCATTTCTATCCGGGCCGCCGCCGTGGCTGGTGTCTGACCAGCAAGTATCCCGTCTTCGCGCCCGGCTCCACCCAGGCCACCGGTTTGCTGGGGATTTCCCGCGATGTGGAGACTTCGTCGCGTGGCGCCAAGAACCGCGGTTTCCCGGAGCTGTCCAAGGCGCTCCAGCTCATCCAGCAGCGGATCGCGGAACCGCCGTCGCTGACGGAACTGGCGGATGCCAGCGGGCTTTCGCCGAGCCAGTTCGCCCAGTGGACGGAGCGGCTTTTCCACCTCACGCCGAAGCAGTTGGTGATGAAGGCTCGCATCGATGAGGCGCTCCATTTGCTGGCCACGGGGGATCAGCCGCTTTCCGAGATCGCTCTGGCGACCGGTTTTTGCGACCAGAGCGCTTTCACGCGGCATTTCCACCGCTTCACCGGCATGCCGCCGGGAGCGTTCCGCCAGCAGATCCGGGGGAGGTAG